In Quercus lobata isolate SW786 chromosome 12, ValleyOak3.0 Primary Assembly, whole genome shotgun sequence, a genomic segment contains:
- the LOC115972534 gene encoding probable LRR receptor-like serine/threonine-protein kinase RKF3 → MVFLITLFLFSLLPSPTFSQNATTVSCPLDFSVLSQLTQSATRSAPNSDTTTECNHIRNGLQFVLSNYLQRTNSFLPPPNSSESCWAAYQSLINSSLPNFDIRKSCGFKTEWISQGCMNITTKAEFEKLIPKQTLNDVVSSCNQSLENNSPCASCTATLSTLQASYLTGTSVGNVSDCTAYPTIYAAASANISGPSDKGTAKCLFGLEFSVPSKSGSKKNVVILVVLLVFGVGFCVILGGGWLYLRKRKRRQSYVERVETSLEFGLDSISGSTTLVRFTFDDIREATKNFARDSIIGRGGYGNVYKGVLPDGSEVALKRFKNCSAAGDANFTHEVEVIASVRHVNLVALRGYCTATTPFEGHQRIIVCDLMKNGSLYDHLFGGLEDRKLSWPIRQKIALGTARGLAYLHYGAQPGIIHRDIKASNILLDEMFEAKVADFGLAKFTPEGMTHLSTRVAGTMGYVAPEYALYGQLTERSDVYSFGVVLLELLSGRKALSTNSDGQPILVTDWAWSSVRNGRTLDVIDNGMPELGVPEVLEKHVLVAVLCSHPQLYARPTMDQVVKMLETDLSVPSIPARPIPLVAEMNDIERSASSSGSGQLSSPTGYQPYTLENGRLSDHKEEGIKSSE, encoded by the coding sequence ATGGTCTTCCTCATTACCCTTTTCCTATTCTCACTCCTACCCTCTCCAACCTTTTCCCAAAACGCCACCACCGTTTCATGCCCCCTAGACTTCAGCGTTCTGTCCCAGTTAACTCAGAGCGCAACTCGCTCAGCACCCAACAGTGACACAACCACCGAGTGCAACCACATCCGCAATGGCCTCCAATTCGTCCTCTCTAACTACCTCCAACGCACCAACTCGTTCCTCCCACCACCCAACTCGTCCGAGTCATGCTGGGCCGCGTACCAGTCCCTCATCAACTCGTCCCTCCCAAACTTCGATATCAGAAAATCCTGTGGCTTTAAAACCGAGTGGATCTCACAGGGTTGCATGAACATCACCACCAAAGCTGAATTCGAAAAGTTGATCCCAAAACAAACCTTAAACGATGTTGTTTCGAGCTGTAACCAAAGTTTAGAGAACAACTCGCCTTGTGCTTCGTGTACAGCTACCTTATCCACTTTACAAGCCTCGTATCTTACCGGTACTTCGGTTGGAAACGTGTCTGATTGTACTGCGTACCCGACGATTTATGCAGCGGCTTCTGCTAATATTTCTGGTCCCAGTGATAAAGGTACTGCTAAGTGCTTGTTTGGGTTGGAGTTCTCAGTGCCTTCAAAGTCTGGGAGTAAAAAAAATGTGGTGATTTTGGtggttttacttgtatttggagtTGGGTTTTGTGTGATTCTTGGTGGGGGTTGGTTATATTtgaggaaaaggaagagaagacAGAGTTATGTTGAGAGAGTTGAAACGAGTCTTGAATTTGGGTTGGATTCGATTAGTGGAAGTACCACTTTGGTGAGATTCACATTCGATGACATCAGAGAGGCGACCAAGAATTTCGCCAGAGATAGTATTATAGGGAGAGGAGGGTATGGGAATGTGTACAAAGGTGTTTTGCCGGATGGGTCAGAGGTTGCTTTGAAAAGGTTTAAGAATTGCTCGGCTGCAGGGGATGCGAATTTCACACATGAAGTTGAGGTTATAGCTAGTGTTAGGCATGTAAATCTTGTTGCTTTGAGAGGGTATTGTACTGCAACGACACCTTTTGAGGGTCACCAGAGGATAATTGTGTGTGATTTGATGAAGAATGGGAGTCTTTATGACCATTTGTTTGGGGGTTTGGAGGATAGGAAGCTTAGTTGGCCTATTAGGCAAAAGATTGCATTAGGGACTGCAAGGGGTTTGGCTTATTTGCATTACGGTGCTCAACCTGGGATTATACATAGGGATATTAAAGCAAGCAATATACTTTTGGATGAGATGTTTGAGGCTAAGGTGGCTGATTTTGGTCTTGCAAAGTTTACACCAGAGGGTATGACACATTTGAGCACAAGGGTTGCTGGGACAATGGGTTATGTTGCTCCTGAGTATGCTTTGTATGGACAATTGACTGAGAGGAGTGATGTGTATAGTTTTGGTGTTGTGTTGCTTGAGCTTTTGAGTGGAAGGAAGGCCCTCTCGACAAACAGTGATGGCCAACCAATACTTGTTACCGATTGGGCGTGGTCCTCGGTGAGAAATGGGAGGACTTTGGATGTTATTGATAATGGGATGCCAGAATTGGGTGTGCCGGAGGTGTTAGAGAAGCATGTTTTGGTTGCCGTGTTGTGTTCTCATCCGCAGTTGTATGCTAGGCCTACAATGGATCAGGTTGTGAAAATGTTGGAGACTGATTTGTCAGTTCCTTCAATCCCTGCAAGGCCAATTCCTCTTGTGGCAGAGATGAATGATATTGAGAGATCTGCAAGCAGTAGCGGCTCGGGTCAGCTTTCTAGCCCAACTGGGTATCAGCCTTATACATTAGAGAATGGCCGGCTCTCTGACCATAAGGAAGAAGGGATTAAGAGTTCAGAATAG